Proteins from one Carassius auratus strain Wakin unplaced genomic scaffold, ASM336829v1 scaf_tig00005954, whole genome shotgun sequence genomic window:
- the LOC113071103 gene encoding gastrula zinc finger protein XlCGF8.2DB-like, with protein MRDPEPCRIKLTEDTEELTDLMEESEESEELSEAEEKHHENPGEKPLSCSKTKKTFLKKRRVKKSLTCSQCGKSFTTKQHLDVHMRIHTGEKPFTCDLCGTSFTDTGRLKRHMRVHTGEKPFTCDLCEKSFTQRAHLKGHMRIHTGERLYACDQCGKTFTQSPHLKEHMKIHTGEKPYMCDQCEKRFTYKHELTIHTRIHTGEKPYACDECGKRFVSGSHLKNHLTVHTKEKPHSCSDCGKSFSLLQSLKGHQKIHTGEKSYMCFECKKTFISANCLKLHQRIHTGEKPYKCSHCDKRFSQSASLRKHETIHSREKPHTCDQCGKSFAFKNHLKIHKKIHAAEKPDQHSLRSL; from the exons atgagagatccagaaccctgcagaatcaaactcactgaagacactgaagaactaacag atcTGATGGAAGAAAGCGAGGAGAGTGAAGAACTGAGTGAAGCAGAGGAGAAACATCACGAGAACCCTGGAGAAAAACCCTTGAGTTGCTCAAAGactaaaaagacatttttaaagaaaagaagagtCAAGAAATCTTTgacctgctctcagtgtggaaagagtttcacaacCAAACAACATCTTGATgttcacatgaggatccacactggagagaagccgttcaCATGTGATCTGTGCGGGACAAGCTTCACAGATACAGGGAGACTCAAGagacacatgagagttcacactggagagaagccgttcaCGTGTGATCTGTGCGAGAAGAGCTTCACACAGAGAGCACATCTTAAGGgacacatgaggatccacacggGAGAAAGACTGTatgcatgtgatcagtgtggaaagacttTCACACAATCACCACACCTTAAAGAACATATGAaaatccacaccggagagaaaccatacatGTGTGATCAGTGTGAAAAGAGATTTACATACAAACATGAACTTACTATTCACACgaggatccacaccggagagaagccgtATGCTTGTGATGAGTGCGGCAAAAGATTTGTTTCTGGATCACACCTGAAGAATCACCTGACAGTTCATACGAAGGAGAAGCCACATTCATGTTCTgattgtggaaagagtttttcacttCTGCAAAGTTTAAAAGgacatcagaaaatacataccGGTGAAAAATcttacatgtgctttgagtgtaaGAAgacttttatttcagcaaactgtttaaaactgcaccagaggattcacactggagagaaaccttacaagtgttcacactgtgacaagagattcagtcagtcagcaaGTCTGAGAAAACACGAGACGATCCACAGCAgagagaaaccacacacatgtgatcagtgcgggaagagttttgcttttaaaaatcaCCTGAAGATACACAAGAAGATCCATGCAGCGGAGAAACCAGATCAGCACAGTCTGAGATcactgtaa